A stretch of Bacillus pseudomycoides DNA encodes these proteins:
- the dapG gene encoding aspartate kinase: MKIIVQKFGGTSVRDENGRKHALHHIKKSLDAGYKVVTVVSAMGRKGEPYATDTLLSLVNQKESSISKREQDLLLSCGELISAIVFSNMLSENGVKAAALNGAQAGFVTNNDFTNAKIVEMNCDRIQEELQNVDVVVVTGFQGQTKEGDTTTLGRGGSDTSASALGVALHAEYIDIFTDVEGVMTADPRIVKDARHLQNVTYNEICNMAYQGAKVVHPRAVEIAMHAKVPLRVRSTYSDSEGTLIAAYDGATKGRDVEERPVTGIAHVSNVTQIKVLAKDGSYDLQKHVFKEMANEGISVDLINISPTGVAYTVNDNVSSRAVGVLHKLGYDPIVTEHCAKVSIVGAGMAGIPGVTAKIVTALAEKGVTILQSADSHTTIWVLVKEVDLVEAVNALHSAFELSKEKQLEQ; this comes from the coding sequence ATGAAAATTATTGTTCAAAAATTTGGTGGTACATCGGTACGTGATGAAAATGGACGTAAGCATGCACTTCACCATATTAAAAAATCATTAGACGCTGGTTATAAAGTGGTTACGGTTGTATCAGCTATGGGACGTAAAGGCGAACCATACGCAACGGATACATTATTAAGTCTTGTAAATCAAAAGGAATCTAGTATTTCAAAACGTGAACAAGATTTATTATTATCATGCGGAGAGTTAATCTCGGCAATCGTCTTCTCAAATATGTTAAGTGAAAATGGAGTAAAAGCAGCAGCATTAAATGGTGCACAAGCTGGTTTTGTGACAAATAATGATTTTACGAACGCAAAGATTGTTGAAATGAATTGTGATCGTATACAGGAAGAGTTACAAAATGTAGATGTTGTTGTTGTTACTGGGTTCCAAGGGCAAACGAAAGAAGGCGATACAACAACACTTGGACGCGGAGGTAGTGACACTTCTGCTTCAGCACTAGGTGTTGCGCTTCATGCTGAATATATCGATATTTTTACCGATGTAGAAGGTGTGATGACTGCTGATCCACGTATTGTAAAGGATGCGCGTCATCTTCAAAATGTAACATATAATGAGATATGTAACATGGCTTATCAAGGTGCGAAGGTTGTCCATCCGCGTGCGGTTGAAATTGCAATGCATGCAAAGGTACCACTTCGTGTACGTTCTACGTACTCAGATAGTGAAGGTACACTTATTGCAGCGTATGATGGTGCGACAAAAGGTCGTGATGTAGAAGAACGACCTGTTACAGGTATTGCTCACGTATCAAACGTGACGCAAATTAAAGTGCTTGCAAAAGACGGATCGTACGATTTGCAAAAGCATGTTTTTAAAGAGATGGCAAATGAAGGAATTAGTGTAGACTTAATTAACATTTCGCCTACAGGCGTGGCTTATACAGTAAATGACAATGTATCAAGCCGTGCTGTTGGAGTTCTTCATAAGCTTGGATATGATCCGATCGTGACGGAGCACTGTGCAAAAGTATCTATTGTAGGAGCTGGAATGGCAGGTATTCCAGGGGTTACTGCGAAAATTGTTACAGCTTTAGCAGAAAAAGGTGTAACAATTTTACAATCCGCTGATAGCCATACGACAATTTGGGTACTTGTAAAAGAAGTAGATTTAGTGGAAGCTGTCAATGCATTGCATAGTGCATTTGAACTTTCAAAAGAAAAGCAACTGGAACAATAA
- the asd gene encoding aspartate-semialdehyde dehydrogenase — translation MEKEKSFHVAVVGATGAVGEQMLNTLEKREFPIGKLTLLSSKRSAGKKLVFKGEEFTVQEATPESFEGVDIALFSAGGSVSKQLAPEAAKRGAIVVDNTSAFRMTENVPLVVPEVNENDLKEHNGIIANPNCSTIQMVVALEPIRQQFGLKRVIVSTYQAVSGAGAAAIEELHEQSQAILNGEEVKANVLPVSGDKKHFQIAFNAIPQIDKFQDNGFTFEEMKMINETKKIMHMPELEVAATCVRLPVVSGHSESVYIEVEKEGVTVAELKNLLADAEGIVLQDDPAEQLYPMPSTAVGKNEVFVGRIRKDLNNEKGFHLWVVSDNLLKGAAWNSVQIAERLVKLQLV, via the coding sequence ATGGAAAAGGAAAAATCTTTTCATGTCGCTGTAGTTGGAGCAACCGGCGCAGTTGGTGAACAAATGTTAAATACTTTAGAGAAACGAGAATTTCCAATTGGGAAGTTAACGTTACTTTCATCTAAACGTTCTGCAGGTAAAAAGCTTGTATTTAAAGGAGAAGAATTTACAGTACAAGAAGCAACTCCTGAAAGTTTTGAAGGAGTCGATATTGCTCTGTTTAGTGCAGGTGGGTCTGTATCAAAACAATTAGCGCCAGAAGCAGCAAAACGCGGTGCGATTGTTGTTGACAATACAAGTGCATTTCGTATGACAGAAAATGTGCCACTTGTTGTACCTGAAGTGAATGAAAATGACTTGAAAGAACATAATGGTATTATTGCAAATCCGAACTGTTCTACAATTCAAATGGTAGTTGCTCTTGAACCAATTCGTCAGCAGTTTGGTTTAAAACGAGTAATCGTTTCCACATATCAAGCTGTGTCAGGTGCAGGTGCTGCTGCAATTGAAGAACTTCATGAACAATCACAAGCGATCTTAAATGGAGAAGAAGTAAAAGCAAATGTTTTACCTGTATCAGGTGACAAAAAACATTTCCAAATCGCTTTTAATGCCATCCCACAAATTGATAAGTTTCAAGATAATGGATTTACATTTGAAGAAATGAAAATGATTAATGAAACGAAAAAAATTATGCATATGCCTGAGTTAGAAGTAGCAGCGACATGTGTACGCTTGCCAGTTGTATCAGGTCATTCTGAGTCAGTTTACATTGAAGTGGAAAAAGAAGGTGTAACTGTAGCAGAACTGAAAAACTTGCTTGCGGATGCAGAAGGAATTGTATTGCAAGATGATCCAGCGGAACAATTATATCCAATGCCATCTACTGCAGTAGGCAAAAATGAAGTGTTCGTTGGACGTATTCGTAAAGATTTAAATAATGAAAAAGGATTCCATCTTTGGGTCGTATCTGATAACTTATTAAAAGGTGCTGCATGGAACTCTGTTCAAATTGCAGAACGATTAGTAAAATTACAATTAGTGTAA
- a CDS encoding dipicolinate synthase subunit B codes for MSLKGKRIGFGFTGSHCTYAEVMPQLEKLIAEGAEVRPVVSYTVQSTNTRFGEGAEWIERIEEMTGNKVINSIVGAEPLGPKIPLDCMVIAPLTGNSMSKFANAMTDSPVLMAAKATLRNGKPVVLAVSTNDALGLNGINLMRLMSTKHIYFVPFGQDAPEKKPNSMVARMELLEDTIIEAIEGKQLQPVVVEKFRYMN; via the coding sequence ATGAGTTTAAAAGGGAAACGAATTGGATTTGGGTTTACAGGATCACATTGTACGTATGCGGAAGTTATGCCACAGTTAGAGAAACTAATTGCAGAAGGAGCAGAAGTACGGCCGGTTGTTTCATATACTGTACAATCAACAAATACTAGATTTGGTGAAGGAGCAGAGTGGATTGAAAGAATTGAAGAGATGACGGGAAATAAGGTGATTAATTCTATTGTAGGGGCCGAACCGCTTGGTCCGAAAATCCCATTAGATTGTATGGTAATAGCTCCATTAACCGGAAATTCAATGAGTAAATTTGCTAACGCAATGACAGATTCACCGGTATTAATGGCAGCAAAAGCGACACTTCGGAATGGGAAACCAGTTGTATTAGCTGTTTCAACAAATGATGCTCTTGGGCTGAACGGTATCAACCTAATGCGTTTAATGTCTACCAAACATATTTATTTTGTGCCATTTGGGCAAGATGCACCAGAGAAAAAACCAAATTCAATGGTAGCTCGTATGGAGCTTCTCGAAGATACAATTATAGAAGCAATAGAAGGAAAGCAATTACAACCTGTCGTTGTAGAAAAATTCAGATATATGAATTGA
- the dpaA gene encoding dipicolinic acid synthetase subunit A yields MLTEMHIAVIGGDARQLEVIRKLVELDAKLSLVGFDQLDHGFTGATKESMQDLDFTSLDAIILPVAGTNAKGEVDTIFSNEKVALTKEQIEKTPANFTIYSGIGTPYLESLVSTTNRKLVKLFDRDDVAIYNSIPTVEGTLMMVIQHTDYTIHGSNVMVLGFGRTGMSVARAFQSLGAHVKVGARRSEHIARISEMTFSPFYMQDIEKEVSDVDIVINTIPHLVVTAKAISGMPAHTLIIDLASKPGGTDFRYAEKRGIKALLAPGLPGIVAPKTAGQILANVLSQLLTADMIAKEENEK; encoded by the coding sequence ATGTTGACTGAGATGCACATTGCTGTCATAGGGGGAGATGCAAGGCAGCTAGAAGTGATTCGTAAGCTGGTTGAACTTGATGCAAAACTTTCATTAGTAGGATTTGATCAACTGGATCATGGTTTTACAGGGGCGACAAAGGAGAGTATGCAAGATCTAGATTTCACTTCTTTAGATGCAATTATTTTGCCAGTAGCAGGAACAAATGCAAAAGGAGAAGTAGATACTATTTTTTCAAATGAAAAAGTTGCGCTTACGAAAGAACAGATTGAAAAAACACCAGCAAACTTTACTATATATTCAGGAATTGGTACACCGTATTTAGAAAGCCTTGTATCCACCACAAATCGAAAACTTGTGAAACTATTCGATCGTGATGATGTGGCGATCTACAATTCCATCCCAACGGTAGAAGGAACATTAATGATGGTTATTCAACATACAGATTATACAATTCATGGTTCGAATGTAATGGTTTTAGGATTTGGTAGAACAGGAATGAGTGTAGCGAGAGCTTTTCAATCATTGGGAGCTCATGTCAAAGTAGGAGCGCGACGTTCAGAACATATTGCTCGTATTTCGGAAATGACGTTTTCTCCTTTTTATATGCAGGATATTGAGAAAGAAGTAAGTGATGTTGATATTGTCATTAATACGATTCCGCATCTCGTTGTAACGGCAAAAGCAATTTCAGGGATGCCAGCTCATACGCTAATCATTGATTTAGCTTCTAAGCCTGGTGGTACGGATTTTCGTTATGCAGAGAAGCGGGGGATTAAAGCCTTGTTAGCACCTGGTCTTCCAGGAATTGTTGCACCAAAAACAGCAGGACAAATTTTAGCAAATGTTCTTTCTCAGTTATTAACAGCAGATATGATTGCGAAGGAGGAGAATGAAAAATGA
- a CDS encoding YlmC/YmxH family sporulation protein, whose amino-acid sequence MRLSELSGKEIVDLERAEKMGVLGHADLEIDEKDGKIQALIIPVGKWGGFKREQQEVRVEWNRIKKVGHDMIIFDLANRSGS is encoded by the coding sequence ATGCGTTTAAGTGAATTAAGTGGAAAAGAAATTGTGGATTTGGAGCGTGCGGAAAAAATGGGAGTTTTAGGTCACGCTGATTTAGAAATTGATGAAAAAGACGGAAAGATTCAAGCTCTCATTATACCAGTTGGAAAATGGGGTGGCTTCAAAAGAGAACAGCAAGAAGTGAGGGTAGAATGGAACAGGATTAAAAAGGTTGGGCATGACATGATTATTTTCGATCTTGCAAACCGTTCAGGCTCATAG
- a CDS encoding pitrilysin family protein, with amino-acid sequence MIKKYTCKNGVRIVMENIPTVRSVAIGIWIHAGSRNENEKNNGISHFLEHMFFKGTETRSAREIAESFDSIGGQVNAFTSKEYTCYYAKVLDEHAKYALDVLADMFFNSTFDEEELKKEKNVVFEEIKMYEDTPDDIVHDMLTKATYETHPLGYPILGTEEKLETFTGDTLRQYIKDHYTPENVVVSIAGNIDETFVQTVEQYFGNYEGTTNREQIHSPIFHFNKVARKKETEQAHLCLGFKGLQMGHEDIYNLIVLNNILGGSMSSRLFQEVREQRGLAYSVFSYHSSYEDTGMLTLYGGTGSQQLDTLYDTMQETLETLKNTGITEKELVNSKEQLKGNLMLSLESTNSRMSRNGKNELLLRKHRSLDEIIESVNHVTKTDVDTLIRNIFTNEFSASLISPNGELPKGMK; translated from the coding sequence TTGATTAAAAAATATACTTGTAAAAATGGTGTAAGAATCGTTATGGAGAATATACCAACTGTTCGTTCTGTGGCAATTGGTATATGGATTCATGCAGGTTCAAGAAATGAAAATGAAAAAAATAATGGTATTTCGCACTTTTTAGAGCACATGTTTTTTAAAGGGACAGAGACGCGTAGTGCGAGAGAGATTGCAGAGTCATTTGATAGCATTGGTGGCCAAGTGAATGCATTTACTTCAAAAGAGTACACATGCTATTATGCAAAGGTGCTTGATGAGCATGCTAAATATGCACTAGATGTATTAGCAGATATGTTCTTTAATTCAACATTTGATGAGGAAGAATTGAAGAAAGAGAAGAACGTTGTATTTGAAGAAATTAAAATGTACGAGGATACGCCAGATGATATCGTACATGACATGTTAACGAAAGCGACATATGAAACGCACCCACTTGGATACCCAATTTTAGGTACAGAAGAAAAGCTTGAAACATTTACAGGGGATACATTACGACAATACATTAAAGATCATTATACACCTGAAAATGTTGTTGTATCGATTGCTGGAAATATTGATGAAACGTTTGTTCAAACGGTGGAACAATATTTTGGTAACTACGAGGGAACAACAAATCGTGAGCAAATACATAGTCCAATCTTCCATTTCAATAAAGTCGCTCGTAAGAAAGAAACAGAGCAGGCGCATTTATGTTTAGGTTTCAAAGGACTGCAAATGGGACATGAAGATATTTATAACTTAATCGTACTAAATAATATATTAGGTGGCAGTATGAGTAGTCGTTTGTTCCAAGAAGTTCGTGAACAACGTGGTTTAGCATACTCAGTATTTTCTTATCATTCTTCTTATGAAGATACTGGAATGTTAACACTTTATGGTGGGACAGGAAGCCAACAATTAGATACTTTGTATGATACAATGCAAGAAACTTTAGAAACATTGAAAAATACAGGTATTACAGAGAAAGAACTTGTGAACAGTAAAGAACAACTTAAAGGGAATTTAATGTTGAGTTTAGAGAGTACGAATAGTCGTATGAGTCGTAATGGTAAAAATGAATTACTTCTTAGAAAGCATCGTTCTCTTGATGAAATAATTGAGAGTGTGAATCATGTGACGAAAACAGATGTAGATACATTGATTCGCAATATATTTACAAATGAATTTTCTGCATCATTAATTAGTCCAAATGGAGAGCTTCCAAAAGGAATGAAGTAA
- a CDS encoding polysaccharide deacetylase family protein, whose protein sequence is MRTRIFVFISIFFLCVGVGSYSALANDNLYEEIQKQAKQYSIAPQNAIIDNIWKATPGYNGKEVDIEASYNNMKKIGKFDEKQFVYREVSPNTHLEDLSPSPIYRGHPHKKMVGLTINVAWGNEYLPRILETLKKHDVKATFFLEGRWVKENLRFAKMIVDAKQEVGNHSYTHPDMKTLSKSQIQEQLQKTNQIIEAATNQKVRWFAPPSGSFRDEVVEVADSLKMGTIMWTVDTIDWKRPEPEVILQRVMRKVHPGAIVLMHPTSPTAEALDTMISQLKKQGYKVGNVTELLDEKRID, encoded by the coding sequence ATGAGAACTCGTATATTTGTATTCATATCTATATTCTTTCTTTGTGTGGGTGTAGGCTCATATTCAGCGCTAGCAAATGATAATCTTTATGAGGAAATTCAGAAACAGGCGAAACAATATTCAATTGCGCCGCAAAATGCGATTATTGATAACATTTGGAAAGCTACGCCAGGGTATAATGGTAAAGAGGTTGATATTGAAGCGTCATATAATAACATGAAGAAAATAGGGAAATTTGATGAGAAGCAATTTGTATATCGGGAAGTTTCACCAAACACGCATTTAGAAGATTTATCGCCTTCTCCCATTTATCGTGGGCATCCACATAAAAAAATGGTGGGATTAACGATTAATGTGGCGTGGGGAAATGAGTATCTTCCGCGCATATTAGAAACGTTGAAAAAGCACGATGTAAAGGCAACGTTCTTTTTAGAAGGACGCTGGGTGAAAGAAAATTTAAGATTCGCAAAAATGATTGTAGATGCAAAACAAGAAGTAGGAAATCATTCTTATACGCATCCGGATATGAAAACGCTGTCTAAAAGTCAGATACAAGAGCAATTACAAAAGACAAATCAAATTATTGAAGCAGCTACAAATCAAAAGGTACGATGGTTTGCACCGCCAAGTGGAAGTTTCCGTGATGAAGTTGTTGAAGTAGCGGATAGTTTAAAGATGGGGACTATTATGTGGACAGTTGATACAATTGACTGGAAACGTCCAGAGCCTGAAGTGATTCTTCAGCGTGTGATGCGGAAAGTACACCCAGGTGCAATTGTATTGATGCATCCAACATCCCCAACAGCTGAGGCATTGGATACGATGATCTCACAGTTGAAAAAACAAGGCTATAAGGTAGGGAATGTTACAGAGTTATTAGATGAAAAACGCATTGATTAA